A stretch of the Desulfuromonas sp. TF genome encodes the following:
- a CDS encoding Ku protein encodes MPRPIWKGSISFGLVNIPITLFPAESQSDLHFQMIDSRNHARVRYKRVNEVTEEEVPWNEIVKGYEFEDGNYILLSDEDFKQADREATKTIEIEDFVDLRAIDYAYFDKPYYLVPGKGGEKGYVLLREALRRKGKVGIARVVIRTKEYLAALIPEGDALVLDLLRYHQQLRDLGEYAIPHGDLEEFKVTRKELDLAETLVESMAAEWEPEKYHDEYHDALMAWIEKKAREGKTEALPEEKAEAEAEGGKVIDMMALLKKSLEGKGEGGRKRKAEEKGEAPKRKGSGKPAGTSRKESEKKRKTGEK; translated from the coding sequence ATGCCCCGTCCCATCTGGAAAGGAAGCATCTCCTTCGGTCTGGTCAATATTCCGATCACCCTCTTCCCGGCTGAAAGTCAGTCCGATCTGCATTTTCAGATGATCGACAGCCGCAATCACGCCCGGGTGAGGTACAAGCGGGTCAACGAGGTCACCGAGGAGGAGGTGCCGTGGAACGAGATCGTCAAGGGATACGAATTCGAGGATGGAAATTATATCCTGCTGAGTGACGAGGATTTCAAACAGGCCGATCGCGAAGCCACCAAAACCATCGAAATCGAGGATTTTGTCGACCTCCGGGCGATCGATTACGCCTATTTCGACAAACCCTATTACCTCGTCCCGGGCAAGGGAGGTGAAAAGGGATACGTCCTTCTGCGCGAGGCGCTGCGCCGCAAGGGGAAGGTCGGCATCGCCCGGGTGGTCATCCGGACGAAAGAATACCTGGCCGCTCTGATTCCCGAAGGGGATGCCCTGGTCCTCGATCTGCTTCGTTATCATCAGCAGCTGCGGGATCTCGGCGAATATGCGATCCCCCACGGCGATCTCGAAGAGTTCAAGGTGACCCGCAAGGAACTCGACCTGGCTGAAACCCTGGTCGAATCCATGGCGGCCGAATGGGAGCCGGAGAAGTATCACGATGAATACCACGACGCCCTGATGGCCTGGATCGAGAAGAAGGCCCGGGAAGGGAAGACCGAGGCTCTGCCCGAAGAAAAGGCTGAAGCCGAGGCCGAAGGCGGAAAAGTCATCGATATGATGGCCCTGCTGAAGAAAAGCCTTGAAGGGAAGGGGGAGGGGGGCCGGAAAAGGAAAGCCGAAGAGAAGGGGGAAGCCCCCAAAAGAAAAGGATCCGGAAAACCGGCTGGTACCTCACGGAAGGAGAGCGAGAAGAAACGGAAGACCGGAGAAAAATGA